The following DNA comes from Cheilinus undulatus linkage group 4, ASM1832078v1, whole genome shotgun sequence.
GTATCGAGGTCGCATAAGTCACCTGTGCCTACatgcagctgatcagaggaagagagagaaagtcgAGCATCCCTTCCATTAATCTGCAAGAAAGGGAGATGTCTGATGTTAAATAAAATCCTCCCCTGtaacttttgccagttttgatCCTGTTGTTGCATAAATTTGGAATTGTTGTGCATCCCCAAAAACCCTCCTCACACAGATCAGCTGCTGCAGACTAATCACTGAATGTTGAGCAACACTTTTAAAATCGTAAACTCTGTTATGCATGAAATGTGTggctaaataatactgatataagAACAGGCAGTTGCAAAGAGAATCTGTAGGAGGCAGAGCAGAAGCACTGTGTGCATAAAGAGAACAGTGGTGCAGAGTTTATAAAGATTaagttaagaaaaataaaaccatttttataCATAAGCTGAAATTAACCGAAAGAGAAGCACTATTTATAACATGTATGTGTCAGAACTTTGTTAATAATTGCCTACACTGCTTCTattgctttttttaatcagaaaaaggCATATGAAACACACAGGATAATTATTACCTGTGGGCCTGTGTGTGTACTGAAATATGGTGGGTAATTTGCcctggaagtttttttttagcaaattaCAGAGAAGGCTGATTTGCACGGgataaaaaacacagacacccTGTGTGATAATTACAAATTACCAGGTCATACTAATCCTGTTCAAATAGGCCATAAGAAGGCCCATCATATGTTGTAGCTGgacatttttttcacctttttaaatttattgagTGTTTTTCTAATTTACATATTTCCATTAATGTATTAATTTACCCAGTTAACACAAATACTGATCAAATATAAGCACTGCACCCTTTTCTCCAATGtctctgagtttgtgtgtgttgtaaactttattttctgtcattataGTTGGTCTTCAGACAACATAATATGGAGGGTGATGTGATGGACACACAATCCTGCATGGATCACTCCATCCTGGCCATTTTTGAAGACTCCTCTGTCACACCAGAGGTCAGAGTGAAGCAAGTTAATCACAGTAAATTGTTCTAAAGTGAATCTGTCAGAGCATTACATGTATAAAAACCTCTTTTATTCACAAATCCCTGAACAAGAGCTTTGTTTTGTAATCTTTATGTTGTTGACCTTGAACAAATGTGGGAAATGTATGAATTTGAGTCATGATGTTACTAATTTGgtgcttttatttccaggatAAGAgtgggatggaggaggagaatgAGACTTTGCTGTCAGCCTTGACGGAGATGCTGGATAGTGTAGAGGATGACGATGGGACCCTGTCTCCCTTTGACACCCTGCCAGACACAAAGCTCCTCACACACCAGGAGCACAGGAACAACTCAGTGGTGGGTGCACACTCAGGCacagtaaacatttaaaatgttattcaAATCTCATTTGttattcaaattaaaaagtTTGTTCAATTTCTTCTGTAGTTTCCattcaaagctgttttttctcCCAATTCTGCATTGTAAATTACCAGTGTGTTTTCTGTGATTGCACCATTTTGCTAACACCTGTAGTTTGAATTTGCATATCCTGTCACTTTACAACTTTTGCGTTATCATGGCGATGTTTCAACAATGTAACGTGCAGCCCTTTGTGAGACTGAAAGATTTTCCCCTGTGGGGATTAAGGGTTGCAGTGCTcataaaagacatttaaagaatttatgccatttaaagcttgtcttaaaacatatatttttccCATTGTTTTTCTGGCACTTGGCTGTAATGCATTGACTATTACCAGGCAGTGACTGGTGCATCTGAAACCTGTTTGCTAATCTAATAAGAAAATTGTACTGTAAAGTAGACATCTGTTGTGGTACAGACTGTACAGATACTAACTTCCAATATCATAACTTTATGAACAATCAGTTTTACTGAACattgtaaatataaataaagttatgttTTTACTCAGTATTGTTCAGTAAAAATAGAAAGTTTCTTTAAAGGTCACTGCAGTCTGATGTTAAATCTGTCAGCCAGTGAGGACTTAGACTTGTAGCTCACTCACACTAGGGCTAGTAGATCCATACGGTACTGAAGCACTGTACTCCCTAATTCCCCACTGACCTGCGCTTCCACTGCTTCAGACCCAGCTGGGCTGGAGCATGGATTGGCCATCACATCCTTAGATGATGTGCAGTTTATACGAAGCATGGTCAGAGTCAGCACAGcgtgaaatacacaggcaacaTGACAATGACTTTACTCACTTTGTAGCTTATTTTGAGTTGTGTTGGTCAGATAAAACCCTCTGACAATCTTCCAAAATGATTTTCAAGAGGAACAGTTGattctgttttatgtttaagCACACCTCTTCCTCTGCCAGGATCAAAGAAGTGTACTATGCTTTTGTGCAATAAAAGGCATGCACACTAGTCAGACAATCTGGACAAATTGTACAGATTGCCTGGAGTGAGTATACCCAAACAAATCAAGAGACAATGCATACACAAAAGAAAGCAAGCAATGCCTGACCAGCGAGGCTGCCTGTTCTGGGCAGCTATGGCAGCTGGGATCAAGCTCTTTCCAAAGCATGGCCTCCTGCACCCAAGCGCTCTTTATCTTTGTCCAGAGGGCAGCAGAGGTGTGATGTCCTGTTCTGTTGAGGTTGGAGTGTGTATCATGGCCCTATTGTGCAGAACTTTGAGGTTGGGTGTTGGGAGACCAATtattttctgcagctgttttgGTAAAATGTGTGAGTTTGGCTTTGTTTTCTGGCTGATAACATGATATAGAAACAGGTGGAACAGTATTGGAGGATAGATTGGATCATGCTTGGATGTAAAAGCAGGAGGTGGTGGGGTCAACATGAAGTCCTTTAAGTTTGCAGATGGCTGACAATCTCTGATGGCTTCTTTTATGGATGTTACTGGTGTCAGTGGCAGATTCCATCATGTGGTAACATCAAGCTTACAAATTCAGTGTACATTAAATTTCCAGTGACTTTTGAGTAGTATTAACTTGGAATGCACATCCCTGTGGCACTTTCATATAACTATCACATGACCCTGCTTGACGGAAAACTATTTTATTAGACCTAGATGCTGATGACAGTTTGATAAAGATGGCAGTTATAAAGTGAACATGCATGAAAACAGTAACTTTTTAACAGTATGGTGAAGTACCTACAAAAACCCTCTCTGCTGTGAATATTGGTCACATAAGAACTAaccattttgtccttttctcATGTCTATAGGAATTATCGTTTGCTGAGAGGCTTAGACCAAGATCCAAATCAACAAATGTGAAATGTGCAATTAAGATTGAAGTGGATGAAGAAGacgaaagaaaaagagagaaaagcagcACTCAAAAGATGTTCAAACACCAAAGTGAGCCATTGTTTGTTTCTAAGAAGAAGACCGCAGACTCTGAAGTTGAGGTCTTCACCCCCTCGTCTCTGGCCAACCTGGTGAAGATCATGCACTCGTACTGCCTGAAGCTGcatgtggaggaggagagggacgAACTGAGGAGAGATCACACATTGTTCTCTCAGGAGGAGGTGTGGAAGTATGAGAGACCCTCTGAAGAGAGCGACGAAGAGATTAATGTCGTGTCTGATGATGAGGTTACTGTGAAGGagacaaagaagaaagaagaggtgGATGATGGGAAACAGCTGAAGAGTGTCTTGTTGAATGGAAACTCATCCAAACCTCCGCCAtgcagagagaagaagagggtGAGCTTTGGCCCTGTTCAAGTGGCCTCATTTGATgaatcagaggaaaaacaatcaaatgaGAAGAATTTAAAGAgtcaaaatgtgtcaaaagctTTTGAAAATCTGGCTTGCTCAGCACTTGAACCCCAACCACTGTTGCCAGGTATTAAAAAAGCTGCAATTTCACCACTTAAAGGGGAAACCAAGGCTAAATCACTCAGCTTGCAACAATACAGACAGCTGCGCCAAAAGAGACAGCCTCTGGTGGAGAAACAAGGGAACTACACCACTAAGTGGCCCTCTGTTCCTGAGCCCCCTAAAGAGCTGACCCCCATCCTCTGTTTACAGGGAAAAGTTCAAATCAGCTGTGGACCCAGGGCAGCTCAAACTTATCCAAATGTTAAAAGTAATGGAGCTCAAAGTCCTGTTTACAAAACACATCACACCTCAGCTCCACCTGGGCCTTGTCCCACAGAAATCAAACCCTCAACCTTTCTTTGCCACAGCGGATTAAAACGCCCAAGGAATGAATCCAAAATATCCTCATTTCATGATATTCCTGCTAACATAAATGCTGTTGTATCAGATAGCAAAAGAAGTGCAGTGAAGAAACCACTCTGTATCGATCCTCCAAATCCTGTCCTACTCCCACTGCCGGTCAGTCAAACCATGCCACCATTcacccacacagactcagaatCACTGAACACCAGCCCCTTACAAGAAATCCAAAATGAGTTCTCAGGTTCTTCCCCTCAAAGAGACCCCTCCTCCTCAATACCAAAGCCTGAAGAGTTTATAAAGAACACAGTTATTATGAATAAGGATCCTGAGACACATTCAGCTGTCTCTTGCAGATCTCCATTACCATGCCCAACCACAACACAAATCAAATCCTCTCCTGAGAAGAAAGAACTACAACCTCAGATATGCACAGAACCAAAGATTCATCTGTTACCAAGTCCAGCGCTGGTTCCTGTAGGTGCTCCTGTACCTTTAAAGGAGACGGCAGAAGATGTTTCCTCCAGCAACTCCCATCCGGAGGAAGCATCACCCACTCTTCAGGGTGTTACAGCAGACTCAGGTATACTGCTACCAGATCTGACACTGTGATATCCTAGGCTACATTTGTTAACGTGACGCTTAGAAATACTTAGGTCTGAGTATTAGATGGatgcctgtttttttaatacagctaaaaaaacaaaggaagatTGTCTTAATTTGTCTTCTATTTGGAGTATAGACTTTTATGTGCAAATGTATGTTCAGACAGCATTACTTAACCGTATAGCAAATGTACCGCTCATGACTGAGGCCAGCTTTCATTCACAGCTGCAGTATCAGGAGGAGACCCGGTAataaaattttttttcataaaaaatgtggCTCCAAAGCAGATTAAAAATTACTCACAATTAATTGGGAGTAGTCATGCCAAGAAAACATGATGGTTATCGAGCAGCAAAGCTATTAATCTACTGTTAAGCAGTCATGAAATATAATGTCACAGTGTTGTTTCTGAAAATTTGGTGCCTGATACAACCATCTTAGAAATGTTAAAAGTTAGAGAAAATCTTAACCATAGTTTCAAATCCACTGATTTCCTTAGATTGATGAAGGATGCAATAAAGGCCTCTTAatgcccaggttgtcctgaataaaaggatgtttagTGCTTGACTGTTAACAGGTTTGCATTTTATAAGCTTCTTaggacaaaaagtccaggcaaGATTGAAGCcttacagttttcttttttttatcaaacaatTTAGTCCTAAAAACAGGAGCCATCTTATAATCAGCGCCGTCTTAAATTCAGAACAATGCTGTAAttgtaaataaacataaaagCTGTCCTCCGTAGTAATCCTTTTATGTGTCTTGTCTTTTCACAGGTATTGAAGCAGCTGATGTTACCAGTCTGCTTGAACAGTTTGAGGAAACACAAGGTGAGTCATCTGATAGCTGATGGCATGATGTTGGATGTTCATGTTCAGTCTTTTTAATCACCCTTTTTGTTTAATCTCCTCCAGCTAAAGATGGGAGAGTTGAGTCCAAACCTGTTGTTGCTACCTCACTTTTAAACGTAAACACAGATAGACATTTGGACGAGACTCCACTGACGTCCCCAGTTGAAACACATCTGCATTTAAGCACTTCAGATTTATCTCAGACACAAACGGCCACCGGGAATCTACCGAATCTTCAAACATCAGAGGGTGTGGCCATCCCCGAACCTCTCGGCACTGAAATCATCCTTAGCACTGAAAAAGATGTGCCAGCAAGACGCAAAAATCCTCCATCCAAAGCCATTCAGATAATTGACCCTCGTCCTCTGCCGTCCAGGAAGACACACGCCAGCTTCCCAGAGTCCCCTGCTGCTCGCATTTACTCACATATATCCTCTGATCATGATTACTGTGGACCTGCAGACCGCTCATCCTCATGTACCGCTCAGCATTGCAGACTCTCTGATTTCAAAGATGATCAGTCTCAGGTGACAGGTCATGACTCAGGTGATGCAGCTAAGGGCAAACGTCAGACCTCTACAGGTGAAGCTGAAACCAACCGGACCATCAATGCCTCTGCTAAGTCTGTGATGGAGCATCCGCCTGAAAAACCCAGCATCAAAtcagaaacaaacacagtcCCAGACAAATCTACATTGCTGTTTGACAGATCTGCTACAAGTAAAGGCTGTTGTCCTGCAGCAGAAGATAGGGCACCACACTGCACCCTCCCCACACCTCCACCCAGCCCTCCTGTCAGAGGACGGGAGAAGAGGAGATACCGTAGAAGATCTCGTTCTAGCTCCTGttcctcatcttcttcttcctccagtTCTGCATCTCGCtcaccaaaaagacaaaagtaatCAACCCCTGATGTCTCTGTTTAATAAGAGTCTATCATTgtcctgtgtttgtgtttctaatCCCTCATTTTATTCTTGTAGGCGCTGCCACAAGCGTTCAGAGAGCAGCTCATGTTCGTCCTCTTGCTCTCGTTCCATTTCTCGCTCACCACCCCGACGCCACAGATGGTCTTACTCAGGATCAAGATGCAGCAGATCAAGATCCAGATCTTGGTCACACTCCAGGTCCCCATCCAGATCCAGGTCACCGTCACCTAGGATTTATCACAGACAGTGGAGAGATGTTTACAGGTCAGTTTACACCTGGTTTTTATAGAAGAATTTTCATTCAAGGAAAAGTAGAAAATGTAGAAGTTCCCTTATTTTTAGGTTTTCATGATATTATCAACACAATATTGGGATAAATGGATATGAAAACTGAAGCAGAATGCTAGAAGTGCCATTATGCTTTAACGGAAGgttgcccataaggggggatgaaGGGGAGAGCCTTCTAGGGCCTGTAGAGGTCAGGAAAATAAcagtccattgtgaagttaatctgtgataaccatgttttatatttaacctgaataataaccatttttatcaaagcaactaaaatgtatttatttatgttttagtaCAACTTAGCATTTTCAAAACATAaaccctttttcttaaaacagaattaccttttttgtGATGTTAACAGTGTGAATcggcacattgaactaaaccattaggaAAATAATGTAAGACTTCATTGTAGAGCCATGATGTGCAGAAACATCAGGATATCATAGAATAAAGTAGAGGGAACTGAAAAAACTTGAAGGgggaaataattaaataatacgaaaaaaaggcaaaatgcgataaagatgcaaaaaaaggaaaattaggcaaaaatagaataaagcagcaaatatgagTTAAGATGGAAAGAAAGAaccaaaatggtgaaaatggtaaaaaggagcaaaaattggttaaaggtagaaataaggggcaaaaatgggtgatggTGGTGATTAGCTGAACTACAGCTAACTGCATTTAagaagaatgtgtttttttgtgattgTGTTATTTGAAGAACAGTACCAGTCAGCATGGTTGCACTTTTGACTAGTACTTTACTTTGATAGATCTGTCTCAATGACAAcctgacaacctgtgaactcgcacacAGCTGACGTTAGCATATAATGAGCGGTCAGGATCCCTTTCCTAGTGTGGCCTGGCTGTcagccaagacaggacaagatttttgttgtatAGTCTGACATGGCGCCGTcgtgaacgaccaaaaaaaggtgtagtctgagccggcctttagtgtcctctctctgtctggatTGCCAAGCACCACTCCAACCATTTGCCCCCCCCCGTGACTGTCCTATCAACAAGattttggtcagatgagacttTAGCAACCAACCGTCTAGAACACAGGTGTCAAgctcaaggcccggggaccatacccagcctgcaagatcatacaatctttctattataactggcccaccagtatgaagtctgcagatttcctccagtataaatgtgtaaactttaccttgatgatttaaaatatccttgttaaattataaaaatctgaaaaagtaaagagtaaaagaacttcgataaaaagtcaggaaggtgggaaaagagattaatgttgtaatttaatattttcaattttgcatctcacagttctgactttaacttgtgattttgactttttcatgttttgaccttcaagattcacaattcaaaattctaagtcatatttttaccttttaaacttgtgatgtTGACTATATCtcattatttgccttttaaaaacattactttgcctttaaatttcatgttttgaccttttgaactaataatcttgactttttatctcagactttgagcctttaaacttatcattcttatgttttttaaatctcagaatgatttattatcagtgttaattatattttttcatattttactaatggtgaaaatgaggttgaccgTTTATCTTTAAGTGTTGACCTTGTTAGACTCTTAGgtaaggcctaaattcagaatccgggaTTGACTTTTACAATCCTGCTCTAAATAGTTCGGCCCTCAGGActtctcattggagcaaatctggcacCGGACTCAATGTGAGTTttacacccctggtctagaagGTGCCAGCCTTAGCAATGTCTTCATGATTTATACATATCTTCATTTGCTGCACAATACATTTGATTTGTTGCTGCAAGAAGGACATTACTGCtcataaacagatttttttcttttttcatctttgtcaCCTTAGGCTGTATGATTCCTGCTCATCACTTATTCCTTTGTAATCACCATTGTAGTGTGGCAGTGAAATTTCACCGCAAGCACAAATAGCACAGAAATCCTTTTCTAGTTCAGTCCTGTTTAAActaagatatctgctgagaatatttttttgccacagacAAATTTATCTACTGAATTCCTCGTTCTTTAGCTTTTATAGTGCTCatgtgcacagctgatggagggcAATGGAGTGCTTATCAGGCTGAAGTTTCcatatgaaaataaacaatttgCAGCTGTTATAAACATTTGTTGGTGTTTAGCCCATCAAAAAGACATTTCCATTTCACATTAACTAGTTTTGGTTTGACATACTGAATTGCAGACCATGTCATTGAATGGCTTTATTCAAGCTGTAACTGCTCAGTTCAGTCTTTCTTAAACTGATTTGTTACTTTGGGAATCATTGATGCTACAATCAGATGTTGTTTGCCcagttttatgtctgtttcTGAAACAGACCGTCAGGAGGACAGAACAACCGTAAAACAAGAGAGACTATTCTTTACtgtaaaaaagtctttaaagatCGCATCAGCTAAAATAAATCTGGAAGAATATTaaccttgtttttcactggcgaatccatcttgcaaagctcccatcttctttgttaaaagaagaacaaagaacagcagtgagttgttttcttttcaaaaatgacaaaaaccgagtactgacatgtctatagtcgctgtgtttcacgttattcctcagtagctgcacacgcgcagctcgatagcggctacgtcacatgttttgttgctctgattggcccgtagagatgtgacagacagaacgttcacccaatcaccctccgagtttttttaaatcctctgccttttctcgaacatttcctattgaagctttcccagatggatgtgtgaaacgaatccatctggcgtgtcaggttagaaggATATTGGATGTCATCAAAAACCCAAGACTGTGCATCCCTACcctatatttaatattttacacaCTACTTTCTCTGCCTTGACTGAATTTAGGAATATATCTGATCTTAATGTTACATCATTTCCATCTCTTCATTCCTACAGCAACAGAGAGTCAAGACGGCTCAGGAGAGAGCAGGAAATCAGGATTCAGAAGCTGAAAGCCATTGTAAGTAACAGGTTATCTCAGCATATAGTTTTTAAAGATACATTTTGGggcatttatttttatattgtaAAGATAGGACAACAGATTGAGTAAGTGGGGAATGATGCAAGAAAGGAGTCACGTGTCAGGTTTGATCTTAGGCTCCCACTTGGAAGCCAGTAAGCTTCTTGCATGCAGCACATGGACATGACCACTGAGCTATGAGTGCCCCTAACATCCCAGCtcttatgtttacattttttatgggTAAATAATGAGTGCTGCTGAGTCGAGCATCAGTGGCCTAGTGGTTATTTTTGTGACCCACTACAGACACCGTGCCCTGGGTTTGAATCTGACCTGCTGTTCCATTCCCCACTCTCTGTTTACTTTCTTTTCtccacaataaaacacagaaagacCCCATATAACCATaacaatttaaataattttaagtaGTAATTTTAAACATCTTGTCACACAGGACGAGCGCAGAGTCGTGTATGTTGGCCGAATCTGCAGGTCCATGACCCACGATGAACTGAGAGAGCGCTTTTCTCAGTTTGGAGAAGTGGAATGTGTGTCGCTTCACTTTAGAGACAAAGGGTGAGTATGCACACATTCAAACATGTCTTCTGTTTTGCAATGACTGTTTCTGTACGATTAACACTTTGAGACCAGCCTTTCATATGACAAGAAAAGACACAGGTTAAGAGGAGACACAGGTTGTTAAAAGTTAGATAACTTTTGTCAGTTGTAgcctcttctgtttttttcctctggaagcCCTCATTTCACTGGTCGAATGACACTATCTGTGCCTTTGTAGCCCGAACAGTAGCTTTTCTCCTGACCCAGGAACTGGAGTGACTTTCCAGGACATTTAAATAGTAAATctacaccagtaactccaatgttgaatgtcttttaatccattttttaatctgtttttgatcatttgttCTTGAGTTTCCAAAATGAATGTCACATTGGCTGTTACAGCCAGAGGCAGGCTGTTCAGttgtcacatcatgctttgccaaaaTGTGTTTACACTTagaaacaggaggagagagCATGAGTGGCTTATGATGGAGcgaaagagacacagagggcgCTTCTCATTACAAAGTTTTGTCCATCCTCGCCTCCTCTCTCCTCGACTGAGCCGGAAATCTTTCTCCCTCTgccatgatgaaggatcttccAATTCCTTAAATGCACCTGGAGGAGGCGAGGATGtaggagagaggaggctcctGGAGGAGCTCAGACCGAAGGAACGCCAGTCTATTCTCCGTGGAAGTCTTTTTACCAAAGGCGCAATGTGATTGGTTTGGAGGCGCAGCATCTGCCAGAAAAGCCGCACCTCTGCATGgttcatgactgttttttttttttttttaattcttacaGCACGTACTTACTTAAAATAAAACCCATAAACAAGGatagtttaaataaaataagtgtttATGCACTTAATAACTTTATACAGGATGACATAATCTGACAGAATTATGACCTCACTAAGGCAGAAGTTTGTTTATTGTTCCTgttcaactgaaaaaaaaacaacataaactcACAGAGCTCTGTGGTGAATAATTGATCAGATTACAGATTATGTGAAAGAGAGCCTCAGTTATCAGCCAATAACACGGATCTGTAGGCTCCATAGATGAGGATATTAACAATGATTAAATGATTGCGTTTATAAACTGAAGTAGTTCCACTGATAATCAGAAATGCAAATTGAAGAATGCTTTTCTCAAGACATTTTatggatatttttttcaaccatttttatgGTGAGTCATCTTAAAGGTTtttgaaatgactttaaatatgGGTCTGCT
Coding sequences within:
- the si:dkey-93h22.8 gene encoding peroxisome proliferator-activated receptor gamma coactivator-related protein 1, which translates into the protein MWCGKMAARWRGKDSDLNAGKMDFPVFNAPNELVFRQHNMEGDVMDTQSCMDHSILAIFEDSSVTPEDKSGMEEENETLLSALTEMLDSVEDDDGTLSPFDTLPDTKLLTHQEHRNNSVELSFAERLRPRSKSTNVKCAIKIEVDEEDERKREKSSTQKMFKHQSEPLFVSKKKTADSEVEVFTPSSLANLVKIMHSYCLKLHVEEERDELRRDHTLFSQEEVWKYERPSEESDEEINVVSDDEVTVKETKKKEEVDDGKQLKSVLLNGNSSKPPPCREKKRVSFGPVQVASFDESEEKQSNEKNLKSQNVSKAFENLACSALEPQPLLPGIKKAAISPLKGETKAKSLSLQQYRQLRQKRQPLVEKQGNYTTKWPSVPEPPKELTPILCLQGKVQISCGPRAAQTYPNVKSNGAQSPVYKTHHTSAPPGPCPTEIKPSTFLCHSGLKRPRNESKISSFHDIPANINAVVSDSKRSAVKKPLCIDPPNPVLLPLPVSQTMPPFTHTDSESLNTSPLQEIQNEFSGSSPQRDPSSSIPKPEEFIKNTVIMNKDPETHSAVSCRSPLPCPTTTQIKSSPEKKELQPQICTEPKIHLLPSPALVPVGAPVPLKETAEDVSSSNSHPEEASPTLQGVTADSGIEAADVTSLLEQFEETQAKDGRVESKPVVATSLLNVNTDRHLDETPLTSPVETHLHLSTSDLSQTQTATGNLPNLQTSEGVAIPEPLGTEIILSTEKDVPARRKNPPSKAIQIIDPRPLPSRKTHASFPESPAARIYSHISSDHDYCGPADRSSSCTAQHCRLSDFKDDQSQVTGHDSGDAAKGKRQTSTGEAETNRTINASAKSVMEHPPEKPSIKSETNTVPDKSTLLFDRSATSKGCCPAAEDRAPHCTLPTPPPSPPVRGREKRRYRRRSRSSSCSSSSSSSSSASRSPKRQKRCHKRSESSSCSSSCSRSISRSPPRRHRWSYSGSRCSRSRSRSWSHSRSPSRSRSPSPRIYHRQWRDVYSNRESRRLRREQEIRIQKLKAIDERRVVYVGRICRSMTHDELRERFSQFGEVECVSLHFRDKGDHYGFVTFYNMEDAFAAIDNGGKLRRPDELPFDICFGGRRQFCNSDYADLDANRDADLSPAKSKFEDLDFDSLLKQAQSGLKR